The Rhopalosiphum maidis isolate BTI-1 chromosome 1, ASM367621v3, whole genome shotgun sequence genome has a segment encoding these proteins:
- the LOC113547769 gene encoding protein bunched, class 2/F/G isoform-like isoform X1 produces MNHSMTPSPDMHNIYGFHHHHQQQQQHQQQSPDLLRSGGHVVTTKADSSSSSPSLCYNKTSTFTQDFMLSNNSCQTQQQQDDDSCSDGEDSSQPSCTYRSVNHSFVGTSIRQGADLSSPGSMGRHNMVAVAAAAVADGYYSGSTANHGNGSAGHHHHHHHHGHHHHHHHNSNGNGHNHHNHHHHNAPTGMAAATIVDAQGAGGIGGGGGSGGGGYRVQRQAANIRERRRMLRSDLAPTRAADRPTPVKISINSAFDELRGHVPTFPYEKRLSKIDTLRLAIAYIALLREVLSADCDPLTYVQRCLSGERTPERAEWNTSDLTARLSWINWENLGVNPNRRGVLTSYSIPDNVNN; encoded by the exons atgaaccatTCAATGACGCCGTCACCGGACATGCACAACATTTACGGTTTTCACCATCATCAtcaacaacagcaacagcacCAGCAACAATCACCCGATTTACTTAGAAGTGGCGGCCACGTTGTAACCACTAAAGCTGATTCTTCATCATCGTCACCGTCACTCTGttataa TAAGACTTCAACTTTCACACAGGATTTTATGTTATCCAACAACTCGTGTCAAACGCAGCAGCAGCAGGATGACGACAGCTGCAGTGATGGCGAAGATTCCAGTCAACCCAGCTGCACTTACCGATCTGTCAACCACAGTTTCGTAGGGACTTCGATAAGACAAG GTGCCGACTTGTCGTCGCCCGGTTCAATGGGCCGTCACAATAtggtggcggtggcggcggcagcGGTGGCGGACGGTTACTATTCTGGAAGCACCGCTAACCACGGTAATGGTAGTGCGGGCCATCATCATCACCACCATCACCACGGTCACCATCATCACCATCACCATAACAGCAACGGAAATGGTCATAACCATCATAACCATCACCATCACAACGCCCCGACGGGAATGGCGGCAGCGACGATTGTGGACGCACAAGGCGCGGGCGGCATCGGCGGTGGCGGAGGCAGTGGAGGTGGCGGGTACAGGGTGCAGAGGCAAGCGGCCAACATACGGGAACGTAGACGAATGTTGAGGTCAGACCTGGCGCCGACTCGGGCAGCGGATAGGCCCACACCGGTCAAAAT CAGCATCAACTCGGCGTTCGACGAGCTCCGCGGTCATGTGCCCACGTTCCCGTACGAAAAGCGGCTCAGCAAGATCGACACTCTCCGCCTGGCAATCGCGTATATTGCGCTGTTGCGCGAAGTGTTGTCGGCCGACTGCGACCCACTCACTTATGTCCAACGATGTCTAAGCGGCGAACGGACACCTGAACGCGCTGAATGGAACACCAGCG ATCTAACAGCTAGACTTTCGTGGATCAACTGGGAGAATTTGGGCGTGAATCCCAATAGGCGAGGTGTCTTGACGTCTTACTCGATTCCTGACAACGtaaacaactaa
- the LOC113549337 gene encoding protein LZIC-like, which produces MSDENEMLRENLQAQLERLVQQLSDLEECRSDMTDDEYNESKEDTVEQLKEFNDRLSKITAGDMTIHDNLSIMRLATSAAITKAFQTPSVIKMFAKNEPNALKDKRNQIERDIKLGKLSLEVGNRQKLEVLTALRHLGSELTDSDKIFIREETSKLQSSVLSNGFNITDSLNGFDFNMFLKLDDSTM; this is translated from the exons ATGTCTGACGAAAATGAAATGTTAAGAGAAAATCTACAAGCTCAATTGGAACGTTTAGTCCAACAACTTAGCGACTTAGAAGAATGCAG AAGTGACATGACTGATGATGAATATAACGAGTCAAAAGAAGACACCGTCGAACAACTAAAAGAATTTAACGAtagattaagtaaaattaCTGCTGGTGACATGACTATTCATGACAATTTGAGCATTATGCGTTTA GCAACTAGTGCAGCCATAACAAAAGCATTTCAAACACCTTCTGTCATTAAGATGTTTGCTAAGAATGAACCAAATGCACTCAAAGACAAACGCAATCAAATTGAAAGAGATATAAAATTAGGTAAATTGAGCTTGGAGGTTGGAAATCGACAAAAG CTTGAAGTGTTAACTGCGTTGAGACATCTTGGTAGTGAACTGACAGatagtgataaaatatttattcgagAAGAAACAAGCAAACTTCAAAGCAGTGTGTTATCAAatggttttaatataacaGACTCATTAAATGGATTTG atttcaatatgtttttgaaactGGATGACTCTACAATGTAA
- the LOC113547769 gene encoding protein bunched, class 2/F/G isoform-like isoform X2 — MNHSMTPSPDMHNIYGFHHHHQQQQQHQQQSPDLLRSGGHVVTTKADSSSSSPSLCYNKTSTFTQDFMLSNNSCQTQQQQDDDSCSDGEDSSQPSCTYRSVNHSFVGTSIRQGADLSSPGSMGRHNMVAVAAAAVADGYYSGSTANHGNGSAGHHHHHHHHGHHHHHHHNSNGNGHNHHNHHHHNAPTGMAAATIVDAQGAGGIGGGGGSGGGGYRVQRQAANIRERRRMLRSDLAPTRAADRPTPVKIINSAFDELRGHVPTFPYEKRLSKIDTLRLAIAYIALLREVLSADCDPLTYVQRCLSGERTPERAEWNTSDLTARLSWINWENLGVNPNRRGVLTSYSIPDNVNN; from the exons atgaaccatTCAATGACGCCGTCACCGGACATGCACAACATTTACGGTTTTCACCATCATCAtcaacaacagcaacagcacCAGCAACAATCACCCGATTTACTTAGAAGTGGCGGCCACGTTGTAACCACTAAAGCTGATTCTTCATCATCGTCACCGTCACTCTGttataa TAAGACTTCAACTTTCACACAGGATTTTATGTTATCCAACAACTCGTGTCAAACGCAGCAGCAGCAGGATGACGACAGCTGCAGTGATGGCGAAGATTCCAGTCAACCCAGCTGCACTTACCGATCTGTCAACCACAGTTTCGTAGGGACTTCGATAAGACAAG GTGCCGACTTGTCGTCGCCCGGTTCAATGGGCCGTCACAATAtggtggcggtggcggcggcagcGGTGGCGGACGGTTACTATTCTGGAAGCACCGCTAACCACGGTAATGGTAGTGCGGGCCATCATCATCACCACCATCACCACGGTCACCATCATCACCATCACCATAACAGCAACGGAAATGGTCATAACCATCATAACCATCACCATCACAACGCCCCGACGGGAATGGCGGCAGCGACGATTGTGGACGCACAAGGCGCGGGCGGCATCGGCGGTGGCGGAGGCAGTGGAGGTGGCGGGTACAGGGTGCAGAGGCAAGCGGCCAACATACGGGAACGTAGACGAATGTTGAGGTCAGACCTGGCGCCGACTCGGGCAGCGGATAGGCCCACACCGGTCAAAAT CATCAACTCGGCGTTCGACGAGCTCCGCGGTCATGTGCCCACGTTCCCGTACGAAAAGCGGCTCAGCAAGATCGACACTCTCCGCCTGGCAATCGCGTATATTGCGCTGTTGCGCGAAGTGTTGTCGGCCGACTGCGACCCACTCACTTATGTCCAACGATGTCTAAGCGGCGAACGGACACCTGAACGCGCTGAATGGAACACCAGCG ATCTAACAGCTAGACTTTCGTGGATCAACTGGGAGAATTTGGGCGTGAATCCCAATAGGCGAGGTGTCTTGACGTCTTACTCGATTCCTGACAACGtaaacaactaa